Proteins co-encoded in one Echeneis naucrates chromosome 22, fEcheNa1.1, whole genome shotgun sequence genomic window:
- the LOC115036330 gene encoding histone H1B-like isoform X1, with amino-acid sequence MKPSKEEKEVAKKRDTETEARPRRATRRIRVVKKEVASVVKKEHLNVTKEAEEPQKPPKLLKAAKKQIVPILKKEHMNVTKTKAAEAPTVKAKPEPTKKEVPKEKAKAAPLKKEQEGSPRNASLLKERVKAVPIKKAEKVKEALTKREPAPVKTKPAPPVQKTEASAKNVSLTKERVKVVPLKKLSVTPKERAKPAPTKKAEVLKEKKAEPVTPRKAPVTKEKPAEKKKEVTKEKPQAVKEKEKKKTPSKAETEARQEKVKSLLKKKEPKAAEEKVTPAAKKEVETRKEKQKPVTEKKEKPTEKKAVKEEKAKEDRVLKEIQPPAKKGKSVEKKAATEEKIKAEPTVSDSFLTDDELPYFQCFFVDEDEAQFPFYAFSPLQI; translated from the exons atgaaaccatccaaagaagagaaagaagttgCCAAGAAGAGAGACACGGAGACAG AAGCTAGACCCAGAAGGGCAACAAGGAGAATCAGAGTAGTCAAGAAAGAGGTTGCATCTGTCGTGAAGAAGGAGCATCTTAATGTCACAAAAGAAG CCGAAGAACCACAGAAGCCTCCAAAGTTGCTGAAAGCTGCTAAAAAGCAGATAGTTCCAATCCTGAAAAAGGAACATATGAATGTTACAAAAACAA AGGCTGCTGAAGCTCCCACAGTGAAGGCCAAACCAGAACCCACAAAGAAAG AAGTTCCAAAGGAAAAGGCCAAAGCAGCTCCTCTCAAGAAAG AACAGGAAGGCAGCCCCAGAAACGCCTCTCTGTTAAAAGAGAGAGTCAAAGCGGTGCCCATTAAGAAAG CTGAGAAGGTCAAAGAGGCTTTAACGAAGAGAG AACCTGCTCCTGTCAAGACGAAGCCAGCCCCACCTGTCCAAA AGACGGAAGCATCAGCCAAAAATGTGTCTCTTACAAAAGAGAGGGTGAAGGTGGTGCCACTGAAGAAAC TGTCTGTAACTCCTAAAGAGAGAGCCAAACCAGCACCGACGAAAAAAG CTGAAGTTCTCAAGGAGAAGAAGGCTGAGCCAGTGACTCCCAGAAAAG caccCGTTACCAAAGAGAAACCtgctgaaaagaagaaag AAGTTACAAAAGAGAAGCCTCAAGCAgttaaagaaaaggagaaaaagaaaa CTCCTTCTAAAGCAGAGACTGAGGCAAGACAGGAAAAGGTCAAATCGCTCCTAAAGAAGAAAG AGCCCAAAGCAGCAGAAGAGAAGGTCACACCAGCTGCTAAAAAAG AAGTGGAGACTCgtaaagaaaagcagaaaccTGTTACAGAGAAGAAAG AAAAACCAACTGAGAAGAAGGCAGTCAAAGAGGAAAAGGCTAAAG AGGACAGAGTTCTTAAAGAGATACAGCCGCCTGCAAAGAAAG GAAAATCTGTAGAGAAGAAAGCTGCCACAGAGGAGAAAATTAAAG CAGAGCCGACTGTGTCCGATAGCTTTCTTACGGACG ACGAGCTGCCCTACTTCCAATGTTTCTTTGTGGACGAGGACGAGGCCCAGTTTCCTTTCTACGCCTTCTCGCCTCTGCAGATTTGA
- the LOC115036330 gene encoding neurofilament heavy polypeptide-like isoform X4 translates to MKPSKEEKEVAKKRDTETEARPRRATRRIRVVKKEVASVVKKEHLNVTKEAEEPQKPPKLLKAAKKQIVPILKKEHMNVTKTKAAEAPTVKAKPEPTKKEVPKEKAKAAPLKKEQEGSPRNASLLKERVKAVPIKKAEKVKEALTKREPAPVKTKPAPPVQKTEASAKNVSLTKERVKVVPLKKLSVTPKERAKPAPTKKAEVLKEKKAEPVTPRKAPVTKEKPAEKKKAETEARQEKVKSLLKKKEPKAAEEKVTPAAKKEVETRKEKQKPVTEKKEKPTEKKAVKEEKAKEDRVLKEIQPPAKKGKSVEKKAATEEKIKAEPTVSDSFLTDDELPYFQCFFVDEDEAQFPFYAFSPLQI, encoded by the exons atgaaaccatccaaagaagagaaagaagttgCCAAGAAGAGAGACACGGAGACAG AAGCTAGACCCAGAAGGGCAACAAGGAGAATCAGAGTAGTCAAGAAAGAGGTTGCATCTGTCGTGAAGAAGGAGCATCTTAATGTCACAAAAGAAG CCGAAGAACCACAGAAGCCTCCAAAGTTGCTGAAAGCTGCTAAAAAGCAGATAGTTCCAATCCTGAAAAAGGAACATATGAATGTTACAAAAACAA AGGCTGCTGAAGCTCCCACAGTGAAGGCCAAACCAGAACCCACAAAGAAAG AAGTTCCAAAGGAAAAGGCCAAAGCAGCTCCTCTCAAGAAAG AACAGGAAGGCAGCCCCAGAAACGCCTCTCTGTTAAAAGAGAGAGTCAAAGCGGTGCCCATTAAGAAAG CTGAGAAGGTCAAAGAGGCTTTAACGAAGAGAG AACCTGCTCCTGTCAAGACGAAGCCAGCCCCACCTGTCCAAA AGACGGAAGCATCAGCCAAAAATGTGTCTCTTACAAAAGAGAGGGTGAAGGTGGTGCCACTGAAGAAAC TGTCTGTAACTCCTAAAGAGAGAGCCAAACCAGCACCGACGAAAAAAG CTGAAGTTCTCAAGGAGAAGAAGGCTGAGCCAGTGACTCCCAGAAAAG caccCGTTACCAAAGAGAAACCtgctgaaaagaagaaag CAGAGACTGAGGCAAGACAGGAAAAGGTCAAATCGCTCCTAAAGAAGAAAG AGCCCAAAGCAGCAGAAGAGAAGGTCACACCAGCTGCTAAAAAAG AAGTGGAGACTCgtaaagaaaagcagaaaccTGTTACAGAGAAGAAAG AAAAACCAACTGAGAAGAAGGCAGTCAAAGAGGAAAAGGCTAAAG AGGACAGAGTTCTTAAAGAGATACAGCCGCCTGCAAAGAAAG GAAAATCTGTAGAGAAGAAAGCTGCCACAGAGGAGAAAATTAAAG CAGAGCCGACTGTGTCCGATAGCTTTCTTACGGACG ACGAGCTGCCCTACTTCCAATGTTTCTTTGTGGACGAGGACGAGGCCCAGTTTCCTTTCTACGCCTTCTCGCCTCTGCAGATTTGA
- the LOC115036330 gene encoding patellin-2-like isoform X3: MKPSKEEKEVAKKRDTETEARPRRATRRIRVVKKEVASVVKKEHLNVTKEAEEPQKPPKLLKAAKKQIVPILKKEHMNVTKTKAAEAPTVKAKPEPTKKEVPKEKAKAAPLKKEQEGSPRNASLLKERVKAVPIKKAEKVKEALTKREPAPVKTKPAPPVQKTEASAKNVSLTKERVKVVPLKKLSVTPKERAKPAPTKKAEVLKEKKAEPVTPRKAPVTKEKPAEKKKAPSKAETEARQEKVKSLLKKKEPKAAEEKVTPAAKKEVETRKEKQKPVTEKKEKPTEKKAVKEEKAKEDRVLKEIQPPAKKGKSVEKKAATEEKIKAEPTVSDSFLTDDELPYFQCFFVDEDEAQFPFYAFSPLQI, translated from the exons atgaaaccatccaaagaagagaaagaagttgCCAAGAAGAGAGACACGGAGACAG AAGCTAGACCCAGAAGGGCAACAAGGAGAATCAGAGTAGTCAAGAAAGAGGTTGCATCTGTCGTGAAGAAGGAGCATCTTAATGTCACAAAAGAAG CCGAAGAACCACAGAAGCCTCCAAAGTTGCTGAAAGCTGCTAAAAAGCAGATAGTTCCAATCCTGAAAAAGGAACATATGAATGTTACAAAAACAA AGGCTGCTGAAGCTCCCACAGTGAAGGCCAAACCAGAACCCACAAAGAAAG AAGTTCCAAAGGAAAAGGCCAAAGCAGCTCCTCTCAAGAAAG AACAGGAAGGCAGCCCCAGAAACGCCTCTCTGTTAAAAGAGAGAGTCAAAGCGGTGCCCATTAAGAAAG CTGAGAAGGTCAAAGAGGCTTTAACGAAGAGAG AACCTGCTCCTGTCAAGACGAAGCCAGCCCCACCTGTCCAAA AGACGGAAGCATCAGCCAAAAATGTGTCTCTTACAAAAGAGAGGGTGAAGGTGGTGCCACTGAAGAAAC TGTCTGTAACTCCTAAAGAGAGAGCCAAACCAGCACCGACGAAAAAAG CTGAAGTTCTCAAGGAGAAGAAGGCTGAGCCAGTGACTCCCAGAAAAG caccCGTTACCAAAGAGAAACCtgctgaaaagaagaaag CTCCTTCTAAAGCAGAGACTGAGGCAAGACAGGAAAAGGTCAAATCGCTCCTAAAGAAGAAAG AGCCCAAAGCAGCAGAAGAGAAGGTCACACCAGCTGCTAAAAAAG AAGTGGAGACTCgtaaagaaaagcagaaaccTGTTACAGAGAAGAAAG AAAAACCAACTGAGAAGAAGGCAGTCAAAGAGGAAAAGGCTAAAG AGGACAGAGTTCTTAAAGAGATACAGCCGCCTGCAAAGAAAG GAAAATCTGTAGAGAAGAAAGCTGCCACAGAGGAGAAAATTAAAG CAGAGCCGACTGTGTCCGATAGCTTTCTTACGGACG ACGAGCTGCCCTACTTCCAATGTTTCTTTGTGGACGAGGACGAGGCCCAGTTTCCTTTCTACGCCTTCTCGCCTCTGCAGATTTGA
- the LOC115036330 gene encoding proteoglycan 4-like isoform X6, translating into MKPSKEEKEVAKKRDTETEARPRRATRRIRVVKKEVASVVKKEHLNVTKEAEEPQKPPKLLKAAKKQIVPILKKEHMNVTKTKAAEAPTVKAKPEPTKKEVPKEKAKAAPLKKEQEGSPRNASLLKERVKAVPIKKAEKVKEALTKREPAPVKTKPAPPVQKTEASAKNVSLTKERVKVVPLKKLSVTPKERAKPAPTKKAEVLKEKKAEPVTPRKAPVTKEKPAEKKKEVETRKEKQKPVTEKKEKPTEKKAVKEEKAKEDRVLKEIQPPAKKGKSVEKKAATEEKIKAEPTVSDSFLTDDELPYFQCFFVDEDEAQFPFYAFSPLQI; encoded by the exons atgaaaccatccaaagaagagaaagaagttgCCAAGAAGAGAGACACGGAGACAG AAGCTAGACCCAGAAGGGCAACAAGGAGAATCAGAGTAGTCAAGAAAGAGGTTGCATCTGTCGTGAAGAAGGAGCATCTTAATGTCACAAAAGAAG CCGAAGAACCACAGAAGCCTCCAAAGTTGCTGAAAGCTGCTAAAAAGCAGATAGTTCCAATCCTGAAAAAGGAACATATGAATGTTACAAAAACAA AGGCTGCTGAAGCTCCCACAGTGAAGGCCAAACCAGAACCCACAAAGAAAG AAGTTCCAAAGGAAAAGGCCAAAGCAGCTCCTCTCAAGAAAG AACAGGAAGGCAGCCCCAGAAACGCCTCTCTGTTAAAAGAGAGAGTCAAAGCGGTGCCCATTAAGAAAG CTGAGAAGGTCAAAGAGGCTTTAACGAAGAGAG AACCTGCTCCTGTCAAGACGAAGCCAGCCCCACCTGTCCAAA AGACGGAAGCATCAGCCAAAAATGTGTCTCTTACAAAAGAGAGGGTGAAGGTGGTGCCACTGAAGAAAC TGTCTGTAACTCCTAAAGAGAGAGCCAAACCAGCACCGACGAAAAAAG CTGAAGTTCTCAAGGAGAAGAAGGCTGAGCCAGTGACTCCCAGAAAAG caccCGTTACCAAAGAGAAACCtgctgaaaagaagaaag AAGTGGAGACTCgtaaagaaaagcagaaaccTGTTACAGAGAAGAAAG AAAAACCAACTGAGAAGAAGGCAGTCAAAGAGGAAAAGGCTAAAG AGGACAGAGTTCTTAAAGAGATACAGCCGCCTGCAAAGAAAG GAAAATCTGTAGAGAAGAAAGCTGCCACAGAGGAGAAAATTAAAG CAGAGCCGACTGTGTCCGATAGCTTTCTTACGGACG ACGAGCTGCCCTACTTCCAATGTTTCTTTGTGGACGAGGACGAGGCCCAGTTTCCTTTCTACGCCTTCTCGCCTCTGCAGATTTGA
- the LOC115036330 gene encoding neurofilament heavy polypeptide-like isoform X5, with protein sequence MKPSKEEKEVAKKRDTETEARPRRATRRIRVVKKEVASVVKKEHLNVTKEAEEPQKPPKLLKAAKKQIVPILKKEHMNVTKTKAAEAPTVKAKPEPTKKEVPKEKAKAAPLKKEQEGSPRNASLLKERVKAVPIKKAEKVKEALTKREPAPVKTKPAPPVQKTEASAKNVSLTKERVKVVPLKKLSVTPKERAKPAPTKKAEVLKEKKAEPVTPRKAPVTKEKPAEKKKETEARQEKVKSLLKKKEPKAAEEKVTPAAKKEVETRKEKQKPVTEKKEKPTEKKAVKEEKAKEDRVLKEIQPPAKKGKSVEKKAATEEKIKAEPTVSDSFLTDDELPYFQCFFVDEDEAQFPFYAFSPLQI encoded by the exons atgaaaccatccaaagaagagaaagaagttgCCAAGAAGAGAGACACGGAGACAG AAGCTAGACCCAGAAGGGCAACAAGGAGAATCAGAGTAGTCAAGAAAGAGGTTGCATCTGTCGTGAAGAAGGAGCATCTTAATGTCACAAAAGAAG CCGAAGAACCACAGAAGCCTCCAAAGTTGCTGAAAGCTGCTAAAAAGCAGATAGTTCCAATCCTGAAAAAGGAACATATGAATGTTACAAAAACAA AGGCTGCTGAAGCTCCCACAGTGAAGGCCAAACCAGAACCCACAAAGAAAG AAGTTCCAAAGGAAAAGGCCAAAGCAGCTCCTCTCAAGAAAG AACAGGAAGGCAGCCCCAGAAACGCCTCTCTGTTAAAAGAGAGAGTCAAAGCGGTGCCCATTAAGAAAG CTGAGAAGGTCAAAGAGGCTTTAACGAAGAGAG AACCTGCTCCTGTCAAGACGAAGCCAGCCCCACCTGTCCAAA AGACGGAAGCATCAGCCAAAAATGTGTCTCTTACAAAAGAGAGGGTGAAGGTGGTGCCACTGAAGAAAC TGTCTGTAACTCCTAAAGAGAGAGCCAAACCAGCACCGACGAAAAAAG CTGAAGTTCTCAAGGAGAAGAAGGCTGAGCCAGTGACTCCCAGAAAAG caccCGTTACCAAAGAGAAACCtgctgaaaagaagaaag AGACTGAGGCAAGACAGGAAAAGGTCAAATCGCTCCTAAAGAAGAAAG AGCCCAAAGCAGCAGAAGAGAAGGTCACACCAGCTGCTAAAAAAG AAGTGGAGACTCgtaaagaaaagcagaaaccTGTTACAGAGAAGAAAG AAAAACCAACTGAGAAGAAGGCAGTCAAAGAGGAAAAGGCTAAAG AGGACAGAGTTCTTAAAGAGATACAGCCGCCTGCAAAGAAAG GAAAATCTGTAGAGAAGAAAGCTGCCACAGAGGAGAAAATTAAAG CAGAGCCGACTGTGTCCGATAGCTTTCTTACGGACG ACGAGCTGCCCTACTTCCAATGTTTCTTTGTGGACGAGGACGAGGCCCAGTTTCCTTTCTACGCCTTCTCGCCTCTGCAGATTTGA
- the LOC115036330 gene encoding translation initiation factor IF-2-like isoform X2 — MKPSKEEKEVAKKRDTETEARPRRATRRIRVVKKEVASVVKKEHLNVTKEAEEPQKPPKLLKAAKKQIVPILKKEHMNVTKTKAAEAPTVKAKPEPTKKEVPKEKAKAAPLKKEQEGSPRNASLLKERVKAVPIKKAEKVKEALTKREPAPVKTKPAPPVQKTEASAKNVSLTKERVKVVPLKKLSVTPKERAKPAPTKKAEVLKEKKAEPVTPRKAPVTKEKPAEKKKEVTKEKPQAVKEKEKKKTETEARQEKVKSLLKKKEPKAAEEKVTPAAKKEVETRKEKQKPVTEKKEKPTEKKAVKEEKAKEDRVLKEIQPPAKKGKSVEKKAATEEKIKAEPTVSDSFLTDDELPYFQCFFVDEDEAQFPFYAFSPLQI, encoded by the exons atgaaaccatccaaagaagagaaagaagttgCCAAGAAGAGAGACACGGAGACAG AAGCTAGACCCAGAAGGGCAACAAGGAGAATCAGAGTAGTCAAGAAAGAGGTTGCATCTGTCGTGAAGAAGGAGCATCTTAATGTCACAAAAGAAG CCGAAGAACCACAGAAGCCTCCAAAGTTGCTGAAAGCTGCTAAAAAGCAGATAGTTCCAATCCTGAAAAAGGAACATATGAATGTTACAAAAACAA AGGCTGCTGAAGCTCCCACAGTGAAGGCCAAACCAGAACCCACAAAGAAAG AAGTTCCAAAGGAAAAGGCCAAAGCAGCTCCTCTCAAGAAAG AACAGGAAGGCAGCCCCAGAAACGCCTCTCTGTTAAAAGAGAGAGTCAAAGCGGTGCCCATTAAGAAAG CTGAGAAGGTCAAAGAGGCTTTAACGAAGAGAG AACCTGCTCCTGTCAAGACGAAGCCAGCCCCACCTGTCCAAA AGACGGAAGCATCAGCCAAAAATGTGTCTCTTACAAAAGAGAGGGTGAAGGTGGTGCCACTGAAGAAAC TGTCTGTAACTCCTAAAGAGAGAGCCAAACCAGCACCGACGAAAAAAG CTGAAGTTCTCAAGGAGAAGAAGGCTGAGCCAGTGACTCCCAGAAAAG caccCGTTACCAAAGAGAAACCtgctgaaaagaagaaag AAGTTACAAAAGAGAAGCCTCAAGCAgttaaagaaaaggagaaaaagaaaa CAGAGACTGAGGCAAGACAGGAAAAGGTCAAATCGCTCCTAAAGAAGAAAG AGCCCAAAGCAGCAGAAGAGAAGGTCACACCAGCTGCTAAAAAAG AAGTGGAGACTCgtaaagaaaagcagaaaccTGTTACAGAGAAGAAAG AAAAACCAACTGAGAAGAAGGCAGTCAAAGAGGAAAAGGCTAAAG AGGACAGAGTTCTTAAAGAGATACAGCCGCCTGCAAAGAAAG GAAAATCTGTAGAGAAGAAAGCTGCCACAGAGGAGAAAATTAAAG CAGAGCCGACTGTGTCCGATAGCTTTCTTACGGACG ACGAGCTGCCCTACTTCCAATGTTTCTTTGTGGACGAGGACGAGGCCCAGTTTCCTTTCTACGCCTTCTCGCCTCTGCAGATTTGA